gtggctgactaaatacttttttgccccactgtatatacatacatcCTTCAGATAAAACCTGAAAATAAGCAAATGCAAGATACATCGAATAAAAGAACATAAGTAACATCAGTATAGAAGATGCCTGTAAAAGGAACAGTGGCCTTAAGTATATTACCTGATTTTTATTTGAAACTGTGTAatgttatatattttacatttacacaaatgTAGCTTATATGttttaatttctattttttaaatacgTATATTAACTAATGCACAGTGGTAAGATCTATGTGAAGGTCTTACATCATCCTCATAAAGAGCCATGCCACGGATGGATCCTCCTACAGCCTTCTTCACCTGTACAGAGAGCAaaccatcatcattatcatcatcatcctcatcatgaTTGAAGCTAGAGCCTTTATCATTAGTTTGTGTGTATAGAAGTAAAATAGGAAATGTCCCTGTTCAAGGACTACTTCAGCATTTCTTAGTATAAGAACTAAAACCCGGGAAAACAGCTATTTAAGCACGGTTAAAGATCAGTAAGTAACATGTTGTATCCCATTTCCATAGACCATACAAAACTTAAGGTGTCAAGCAGAATCCAGTCATACTGTAGAAAATGCTTTCCTGTTTCCAGTATTTATGAGAACTTTTCAAACAATTCGTCAAAGACTTTCACTTCTACAATGTATGGCCTGCAAACTATATGGACAAAGTATTGGGGTACCTCGTAATCTTTAATTTCAGGTTTTGTCAGTGTGCATGCCACAGGGTAATAAAACTGGACACCAAGCTATGCATACTTTTTCCATATACACTATTaagtgtatatgtatgcataaagtacaaaataatacattttatctcTTCAAGTGTCTAGCCATTTGTGATTAAAACATTCACGTTTAGATCCATTTAAGGTCCACCTGAAGATGTTCAGTTTTCaatgaataaaatgttattatatGAGCACTATAAATAATAACTGTTTTAAAACAGCTGCTCTGGTGGTTAATCCTACTAGAGGATCAGCAGACAGACCTATCACGAAATTATACATACCGAGAATTCCATTTATACTAGTGTTTTTAAAAGGGAACTAATACATTAGATGTATTCTTGGCCACCAAAGTAGTttttgtcagggttcctgggtggTTCACCAGCTGTGTtcagttcatgttcagtttatgtTCCACATTCATATTTCCCGCTTCACCGTGCCACCCCTCTGTTTCAGTGTCATtagttctacttcctgtttcattatgttcagctgtgttctcaCCGGTCcctaatcatcatcattagccAGTGTACTTAAGTCCTCAGTTTCATCCTGGTCTTTGTCGTCTCATTGATGTTAATGTTGTCTACTCTGTACGTGTGTTCAGTTCAGCCAGTCATTTCAGTTCAGCGAGCCATCTTATGTTCAGCTCACCTGCTCGTCATAATAAGCACCAGCCTTCACCTacctgtgagtccagcgtttAGGTCCTCCTTTCCTAGCATCCACACAACACCCCTGACAGTTTTGGGTGATTTGTGGTTTTAAAAGATTCTCATTTGTTTTATACTGAGCCTTGGTGCAAGCTCTCAGTTCATTCActatctgaaacaagctgttttaactCGCTCCCCCCTTAAATTcgatttcttttcatttgttgtcCCTTAAGCAAGTTTAAACCGAAGCAAAATGGGACTTATGCAGCTATAGCCAGAGCTGTGTCCCCTTGGTGTCCCTGAGGTAACCACTTACACTGTAATGAGTAATCTTGTGGCCCAGACTGACCACGTACCTACACCAAGCGGAAAATGTGAAGATTTCACTCGATTGCAAAAGTACTTTATGCCTTTGGAAGCAGCAAGTTACTAGTGCTTTACTAAAATGTCTAAGGAAAGAACAAGATAAGATGTTCTGAACTGCTTTGTCATCCTCTAAGATGCTGTTTTgcaccaaaatacaaaacaatgtGTAACCTTCATTTCAGATAATGTGTGactcacagtttaaaaacactgGCATCTCTTGTGATCTGTACTCATTTTTGCATCTCATGTACTTGAGCTGTGCTGTGAGTTCATCTGCCAGTGCTGAGTTAAACTTACAGAAAAACAGTAGCTAACTGTGTGCCTTATTAAGCAAATATTTAGAGCAGGTCAAAACCTCATCGTATTGTCGGTTTTGCCCTCAGACTTACTGGGATCACTCTCtccaaacaaacactgaagttCTTCTTCTCATTAAATTTCAGTTTCTTGAGGGCCACTCGTGTCTCTCCTATGAATTCATTGTGTCCAAACTTGTCCTCGTCACTCACCGAAAGCCTGCAAACAACAAACGATGCACTCCatgaaagcttttattttgatataagTAGCAAATCAGTGTTAAAGTATGTAAAAGTCGTTCATACCGGAGGGTTTTGCGTGACATTTCTTCATCTGTGATGCCATGGTAAACCAGGGTTTCATTCCAAACAGGATTCAAGGTGTTTTTAAGTGTCTTGGTACGAAGCTTATTAGACTAAAGATAAGAAATTCAGATGAATTTCTCAAGTAATAAAAGAAACTGAGGAATAACTGAGAACCAATGCCCATCAGAACATCAAACACTTAGCTCAAAGCAAACTGATTATTCTATTTCACTCAAAATGACACAGTACTCCTATCAGCGATGTACCAGCCAACCTAAATTTAAGGCTATGAGCATTAGTCAGTTTGTTATTgcaatattatataatataagagcatttcaaatcaaataaattcaCCAAAACACCATCTTCTCAAACAGGATTGTCATTAGGAGCTTTCTAAcactgtatttacatttattggGTCACATTGCGTACATCCCATCCTCCAATTTCCTGCTAATGTCAATTTCTGTTAAATTAATACAGTTGGTGAAACAGTTAATCAATCCTCTGCTGAATTTATAAATTTTCTtaattataaagaaatgaacagtcttaACATTTCCATCGTAGCTTAATTTTAACGGAgagaaaaatccagaaaaaaatcacacattttttctgtttgcaaatTTACAAAACCCTCTGAATCTTTACGGTTTTTCAACTGCTCCTCGGCAATTTGAAGCTATGATCTCTCCatagattttttaaataattgaagTCTGGCGACTGGTGTGGTCACTCCATGATcttaatgtgcttcttctttagcaactccttttgttgtgatatgctttgggtcattgttATGCTAGAAGATCCATCCatgtgttttggctgagggaAGGAGGTTGTCGTCCAAAATTTTAAGGTTCCCTAATGGACAGGTAATCTGTGTGTCTTGTGGGTGCTGCAATATTTCAATTACAATCTAGTGTCTTACCAATGGTGTTCTGGGTGACTGTGGTGTCAAATGTcttcagatcattaacaaggTCCTCCCATGTAGCTTTTTGGCTGATTCAGCACCTTTGTCATTATCATTCTCACCAGGCAAGATCTTGCATTGAGCTTGAGGGTGACCGATGGTCATTTTATAGTcttccatttccaaataattGCATCAGCAGTTGTCACCTTTTCACTAAGCTTCTTGCTGATGGTCTTGTGACCCACTGTAGCCTTAGCGCAGGTCTACAGTCTTCTCACTGATTtcctttgacagctctttgtTCTTGCCCATGGTGGTGGCGAGGTTGGAATGGAAGAAACTGATTTTGGGGACACGCGTGCTTTATAACAAATTGAGATCAGGAATATCTAAAAAAATGATTAACTGATTGACTGTAATCTGAGAGCCACACAGGTACACAGCAAATCTGTGGGAGCCAAAATTattggggtggggtggggggttgaATTCTGCAAAAtgtacaaattcagcagggaaTCAAATAATTACTTCCTACCCTGTATATAGGCAACATTTTCCTGGCTATTCTGCcatatttatttgtacataaaGATTagcttgttgtttttaaaatcttacttcttaaatgagtaaaataaataagtaagcaTGTAAATACCTTACTGGCTCCAGGTAACAGGTGCAGCTTAACATATGGGTCTGCAAGTCCATTTGAGTCCATTGCTTTTAAAccctgaaaaaaacaagaaacacaatGCTTGGATTCATTCGAGatgaaaatattattattatattattatttttgtttgtttttattgttaacgtCTCTCTTATATCCCATTTTACCTTGTTCTGTCTTGTGTATACACTGTATTTAAATATGGATGTAAGTTCAGGGTTTGAAAATGAAGCCTGCCAGAAGTGTTTTAAACCTCCCAGTGACCAAAAAGAAGGCTTTGTGTAAACAGccttcagctcctttgtctcAGTAAACATTTTTCTATAGATTTTATGGCcttaatcatccatccatccattcgcttctgcttatccttttcagggtcgcggggggcgctggagcctatcccagctgtcatagggcgagaggcagggtacaacctggacaggtcgccagtctgtcgcagggctaacacacagggacagacaaccattcgcgctcacattcattcgcacctaataacaatttggattatccaattaacctatccccacaagctgcatgtctttggacggtgggaggaagccggagtacccggagggaacccacgcagacacacagaaagaccccggcctgatgttggaattgaactcaggaccttcatgctgtgcggcaacagtgctaaccaccgtgccaccgtgctggcCTTAATCAATAGTTTCAAATAACTTCAAATCTTCTTGAATACAACATCATGTGTAGTTTCTAAATTATGGCTCCCATTAGTGTCTACAGTGATGACAAAGCATTGCATGCTCTATGTGACCCACTTTGAGATTGACAAGTCTCAAAGTAGACTCAGTCTCTGTGCTTGTGACATCGGGTTTCAGAATGCTCAATGAAAACATTAAGCTCCTTATTTCTTCTTGtctattttcatttcttcttgaCATGGCATGTCTTGTCCCAATTGtcccttcttgttcttcttgtcTCATTTTGTCCTGTCCATTATTAGTTTGGTTGGACctgagatgttttgttttggcacATATTTTCCTGTGTTGTATTGTGTCCTTTTGTCTTCTCCTTTCAAGTACTCGTTTACCTTGTCCCACTTTATAATTTTTATGTTGTTGCTTTTCCAGCCATCaccttaaatgttttgttttgtcttatcTTCTATATGGTCTGTTtttatgagatgagatgagatgagatagcctttatttgtcagttgcaggtcttttgcccacaaccgagatgacagaccttgccgaccatacatacaatacacaaacatcacattggggagacaggtcaggctaggtagcgaggaaaaaaacatcgaaatgtgtaacacaaaaggataatacaggaatgcacagatatcaacacaacatagcacaataaacacagacaagcaacatgggaaagtgttccagtgtgtacatctgatctgggatcgctgcaatcttcgactgcgcctccagctgacccgatgtccacatcagaggggaggtaagtgttggaggtggcgttggatccggggtagggagggtgatgcgtcagtgagtgcttatcagtatcagtatatgtatgtgtgtgcgtgtccatagttcagctgagacagtgtccttggccctgccaggctaagtaaacagtcttccagccaacccaggtggccttgcatggaatgggaaggaacagactcaacacagtcgttatcagggagtttttgttcggctccagccttgagcccacagctggcgccaAAGGGGTAGCTGGATTGTgatggtaatttttcttttgcaacaaCTCgtgagaatttcaaagctgttctttaacactccgacactggtctctcaatctcccgttggaaaACCGCGAGcttccccatgatggtatcaaacttgcgttccgtggtgttgtcattcttttgctcagagagccgattctgagaactcacgactgcagtcagctgttccACGATGTAATCCAACTTAACAAAGGTGTTATTCTTAGCAGGCCTCTCCTTGATGTAATCCAATGTACActcagaggtgttattctgagtattcacggcagctGTAAGAGTCTCCAAGGTCTTATCCATGCTGCTCTCAATGAGCCTGTTCTGAGAAGTtgcgcctcgtcccatcgtttcaatcccagcaggcagccttgggggggtttgaacagccggttccgctttcttaattccagtgttggggagtaacggaatacatgtaccgccgttacgtatttaaaatacaaaatatgagtaactgtattccgttacagttaccgtttaaaaaggtggtattcagaatacagttactttgttgaaataaatggattacactgcggtactttcctgtttcatattgtcgcgggtcaggactgtttgggttttgtttgacagctacgttcttttgttccaggcggcagcgttacggttgccaggtttcagggcgacgctctctctctctctctctgcgactgtgtgtttcctgggtgagagagcgcatttccttgttgttgttgttgtgctaagctaacaggcagaatgctacaagcatagctctaaagaatgtagcatcatggccagtgtagtccgtgttgcagggagaatggactgccatacccgttatatgtctgtgagcgcgaggagggagaaaaaggggagtggaaaggtacgagttgtcatcgagcaaaaactggagctggaagcatgtaaatataataataaccacttcagccaagaagagtgcctgacgagcccagttgtaagtaagctattaagactcgacaataagttccattggagcagcctttcaacgcctctctctgtctctcgcaagaaaagttgacccacacaacaaagtaaagctatttttcggctacgagccgacacggaccccgccgtattagtcagaggtccctttactacagttcggagtcgcggaccttcagtaatagtaataaatcacccagcaatagtacattcacgttgttgtaaaaagcatgataatatattaagtaatccaaagtattcagaatacgttactgtcattgagtaacgtaacggaatacgttacagaatacattttggggcatgtattctgtattctgtaatggaatacattttaaaagtaaccttcccaacactgcttaaTTCTcagataagccagggccaagccagctccgatcagcaaaaACCCTGTTATCacggttccgaataggtagatatcttcagcgtcctcgatcgacagtcctgccaggcacacgatcctccatgtctgccacccgtccatcgtgtatccggcagggaaagtccctccagggcactcgggctctcccgagcccagacttctcgttgagaaaagggtgtcaatagcattcagagaccagttgatcaaatccataattctctttaggttttagaaacagactgtgagagagtgttccagggaaagtaatacaaaaaacacaagactagacaaggacataaaaactaagcagggaagataagggagaggagaggagaaaaagtgcgtccgcctcctccgagagccaaaacacagattttatctTGTCTAATCTGTCtgtataatattattattactatatcATTTCCAATCTTcattaataatggattgcatttatatagcgcttttcgagaccctctaAGCACTTTataattccactattcattcactctcacgttcacacactggtggaggcaagctacagttgtagccacagctgccctggggcagactgacagaagcgaggctgccatattgcgccatcggcccctctggccatcaccagtaggcggtaggtgaagtgtcttgtccaaggacacaacgactaagacagacagagctggggatcaaaccggcaaccttccggttacaagatgagcttcccaaccccctgaaccacgtTGCCCGAATTACTTATCTTGTCCTATTTTAACTgatcttttattttgtgttgttatcTCATTTCTATTCATACATGTGTATGAGCGTTCACCTTAGCTTTAACAATACCGCAGTGTAGTGCATGGTTCTCCTGTTCATAGAGTAGAGTGAACTCCAGAGATCCCAGAGTGGCTgtaagaaacacacagacatacacgttgcaaaaaataaaagtaataatacATTTGTCTTCAAcaaataaaggttttaaattTTGAGGAATAATCTTACTGGCATCATCTGAGTCATAGTCATTGTTGTCTTCCTCTGTTTGATCTGGTGGGGGTCTGGGAGGAGCAGGGTTGTTGGCAGGTGGGTTAACAGGTGGACCAACTCTGGAGACAGGCTTATGAGATGAAACAGAGCCAGAGATAACAGGTGGTCTTTTTTCCTCCACAGCTGGAGGGGGCAATGTTTCTTGACTTTCCGCGTGATGGTTCTCCATACCTGCAGCAGGTACTTGagattttataaaatataatcaGCAATTAACACAATCTGAAGTGTCTTTTTATGTATCAGTGTTCATTTGGAACATTTAGAAATTAGCCTTGTAGTGCTGGGCTTATTCTTAGAAGGATCAGTGTGACTTTACCTGAGTTAGGGGTTGTGTGCTCTGTGTTTGCCTGAGGTGGTTTGGAGGCTGACACATGTCTCTCTGTCTTCATTACAGCGGCTGGATGGGAATGACCCTCATTACAACTGTcagctgttgtttttgctgtctGTTCCCATTGTTCTGATCCAAAAGACTTGTGCTGCTGTGACCCTGCAATGCGCTCTGGGAGTCAAAGTAAGATTATCATCACTGTTAGAATAATGTTTCACTTCAATAGATGCATTACCGAATGGGACTGCCAGGTCCCCCTGGGACCACTAATATTTCATGGTGAAAAGTTACAACtccaaaagacagaaaataaccACAAAgagaccaaaaaaaccccaaaaattaGTAAAGTGGTCACAAAGAACTTAAGTACCTCTACCTTTGACACATTGCACCATACTGCTTCAGCTCCTCATGTGGGTGGTGGGTGCAGGACCAACCAGAGCCAAGCTGGGCCCTGTGGGTTAGGGCCTAGTCACCAGCACTCTCCCCCAGGTCTGACTCCAGGAGACTCCCAGTAACCCTGATCCAAGCAAACTACCATTGCCATGCCATTGATATCTTCTGAATTGTACTTAGTTTGGCCCTCACCTCAGGTGAGCAATCAGGTTGCTTTGGGAAACCCAACCAGAGACAAATTGCTCTGGTATCATTAGGGATCAACCTCTACCACAATAAGGTGgcaatttttccatttttttttttgtctgacaaCACCTTCAAAAACAAGGAGATGCATCCCAAGATGTTTATACGCTAAttcagcttttaaataaaaataaaataaaagaagcatATCTCTGGCATAAGATCAAAAGACAACTCGTATTTAGCTCTTATGGTTTTTATCAGTTCTTAAGAGGCATATCTGAAAACCCATGCACAAATGTGAGAAACATTCACTTCCAAAAAAATACCGTATCCCTGATGTGATCCACTGTAGCCTGCTGGAGTAGAGCAGTTTTCTGTGCTCGACTGTCCAGGTCTGGACAGAGGAAGGGGGGCAGGCAGACCCAGTTGCTCTCTTCCTTTAAAGAACCAAGCTCCTGAACGCTTCTGTACCTGCAGTAACACAAAAATTTGCATCACTGGAATATTTTCCAAGAATGAAAATGGCTCACACAATTCAAACATGTGTAACATGTGTTACAGGGACAGTGCTTTGGCAGATATTGTATAGACATACTGTGTTTTTAAGCATAGCTGAAGTCAGTTTCTAGTGGCCAAAATTTTAActccaatttatttatttaatttgaattcTTTTATTTGATGCAAAAACATGACCTCTTTGTATCTGCAGTATTACTGAGTACTTATTCTGTATGAATGATAGGAATGAGCATTTGTTTAAAGAGTTTGGGCTCCCCAGGGCAGCGACCTCAGCAAGCACAACATCAtcataaaaacagaattgtGTAACAGTATTATCGTGACAAGAGACTAATGGCAGACTAATGTGGCACAACATGGAATCTGTTCTTCATCATTCCTTTTCCTTCACCTCTATCTGTTCATTGCAGATCTGGCACAGCCACACAGGGCATGTCCTGCTGTTGCTTGAAATTCCACACTTGGTACACATATGCTGCGGGAAAGGAAAAATAGACATTAAGACATACTCGTGCACAGAGTTGCAGTGTCACACAGATTTAGTCTTCAACAGCAGGTGCGCATAaaacataggtgtcaaactctggcccgtgggccaaatttggcccgcagcctaattacatttggcccgcgaagccataccaaattactattagagctggcctactggtattatacagctaatatacagggagtgcagaattattaggcaaatgagtattttgttcacatcatcctcttcatgcatgttgtcttactccaagctgtataggctcgaaagcc
This Astatotilapia calliptera chromosome 7, fAstCal1.2, whole genome shotgun sequence DNA region includes the following protein-coding sequences:
- the rph3aa gene encoding rabphilin-3A isoform X3 codes for the protein MLKLCCWHYTLCHTEAACSWQKKRTTQHLSEHLSRIRWTMNMPGGTPGEELTDEEKEIINSVLARAAMMEAIEQERIERLSSRLDNIKKTACGDGEMHCLLCGASFGPQGVTAVLCVQCKKHMCTKCGISSNSRTCPVWLCQICNEQIEVQKRSGAWFFKGREQLGLPAPLPLSRPGQSSTENCSTPAGYSGSHQGYERIAGSQQHKSFGSEQWEQTAKTTADSCNEGHSHPAAVMKTERHVSASKPPQANTEHTTPNSGMENHHAESQETLPPPAVEEKRPPVISGSVSSHKPVSRVGPPVNPPANNPAPPRPPPDQTEEDNNDYDSDDATTLGSLEFTLLYEQENHALHCGIVKAKGLKAMDSNGLADPYVKLHLLPGASKSNKLRTKTLKNTLNPVWNETLVYHGITDEEMSRKTLRLSVSDEDKFGHNEFIGETRVALKKLKFNEKKNFSVCLERVIPVKKAVGGSIRGMALYEDDLKEVENSEERGRILISLMYNSQQSHLIVGVVRCAHLAAMDSNGYSDPFVKVCLKPDMGKKAKNKTQIKKKTLNPEFNEEFSYEIKHGELAKKTLDISVWDYDMGKSNDFIGGCQLGIQAKGECLKHWYECLKNKDKKIERWHVLLNDNTTQFED
- the rph3aa gene encoding rabphilin-3A isoform X2, yielding MLKLCCWHYTLCHTEAACSWQKKRTTQHLSEHLRIRWTMNMPGGTPGEELTDEEKEIINSVLARAAMMEAIEQERIERLSSRLDNIKKTACGDGEMHCLLCGASFGPQGVTAVLCVQCKKHMCTKCGISSNSRTCPVWLCQICNEQIEVQKRSGAWFFKGREQLGLPAPLPLSRPGQSSTENCSTPAGYSGSHQGYERIAGSQQHKSFGSEQWEQTAKTTADSCNEGHSHPAAVMKTERHVSASKPPQANTEHTTPNSVPAAGMENHHAESQETLPPPAVEEKRPPVISGSVSSHKPVSRVGPPVNPPANNPAPPRPPPDQTEEDNNDYDSDDATTLGSLEFTLLYEQENHALHCGIVKAKGLKAMDSNGLADPYVKLHLLPGASKSNKLRTKTLKNTLNPVWNETLVYHGITDEEMSRKTLRLSVSDEDKFGHNEFIGETRVALKKLKFNEKKNFSVCLERVIPVKKAVGGSIRGMALYEDDLKEVENSEERGRILISLMYNSQQSHLIVGVVRCAHLAAMDSNGYSDPFVKVCLKPDMGKKAKNKTQIKKKTLNPEFNEEFSYEIKHGELAKKTLDISVWDYDMGKSNDFIGGCQLGIQAKGECLKHWYECLKNKDKKIERWHVLLNDNTTQFED
- the rph3aa gene encoding rabphilin-3A isoform X4; protein product: MNMPGGTPGEELTDEEKEIINSVLARAAMMEAIEQERIERLSSRLDNIKKTACGDGEMHCLLCGASFGPQGVTAVLCVQCKKHMCTKCGISSNSRTCPVWLCQICNEQIEVQKRSGAWFFKGREQLGLPAPLPLSRPGQSSTENCSTPAGYSGSHQGYERIAGSQQHKSFGSEQWEQTAKTTADSCNEGHSHPAAVMKTERHVSASKPPQANTEHTTPNSVPAAGMENHHAESQETLPPPAVEEKRPPVISGSVSSHKPVSRVGPPVNPPANNPAPPRPPPDQTEEDNNDYDSDDATTLGSLEFTLLYEQENHALHCGIVKAKGLKAMDSNGLADPYVKLHLLPGASKSNKLRTKTLKNTLNPVWNETLVYHGITDEEMSRKTLRLSVSDEDKFGHNEFIGETRVALKKLKFNEKKNFSVCLERVIPVKKAVGGSIRGMALYEDDLKEVENSEERGRILISLMYNSQQSHLIVGVVRCAHLAAMDSNGYSDPFVKVCLKPDMGKKAKNKTQIKKKTLNPEFNEEFSYEIKHGELAKKTLDISVWDYDMGKSNDFIGGCQLGIQAKGECLKHWYECLKNKDKKIERWHVLLNDNTTQFED
- the rph3aa gene encoding rabphilin-3A isoform X1, which translates into the protein MLKLCCWHYTLCHTEAACSWQKKRTTQHLSEHLSRIRWTMNMPGGTPGEELTDEEKEIINSVLARAAMMEAIEQERIERLSSRLDNIKKTACGDGEMHCLLCGASFGPQGVTAVLCVQCKKHMCTKCGISSNSRTCPVWLCQICNEQIEVQKRSGAWFFKGREQLGLPAPLPLSRPGQSSTENCSTPAGYSGSHQGYERIAGSQQHKSFGSEQWEQTAKTTADSCNEGHSHPAAVMKTERHVSASKPPQANTEHTTPNSVPAAGMENHHAESQETLPPPAVEEKRPPVISGSVSSHKPVSRVGPPVNPPANNPAPPRPPPDQTEEDNNDYDSDDATTLGSLEFTLLYEQENHALHCGIVKAKGLKAMDSNGLADPYVKLHLLPGASKSNKLRTKTLKNTLNPVWNETLVYHGITDEEMSRKTLRLSVSDEDKFGHNEFIGETRVALKKLKFNEKKNFSVCLERVIPVKKAVGGSIRGMALYEDDLKEVENSEERGRILISLMYNSQQSHLIVGVVRCAHLAAMDSNGYSDPFVKVCLKPDMGKKAKNKTQIKKKTLNPEFNEEFSYEIKHGELAKKTLDISVWDYDMGKSNDFIGGCQLGIQAKGECLKHWYECLKNKDKKIERWHVLLNDNTTQFED